The DNA region GATTATCCATATCGCGATGATGCCCGTGAGAGGTGTCATCTTTTATGAAGGGGTGCTCCAGATGGAAACCAGACATTTCCTCGGATTCGACGGCGGCGGCACGAAGACGCATGCCTGCCTCATGGACGAACACGGCGCGATCGTGGCGCAGGCCTTCGGACCTGCCTCGTCGATCGACACCGTACCGCTCGAGACGTCGCTCACGAGCCTGATGACGACCTATGAAGCGCTCCCGGTCAAGCGTCCGCTTTCGGCCGTCTTCGCCGGACTCGGCGGCATCGCCGGCGAGCACGACAGAACCCGCTACGTCGCTTCCCTCAAGACCCTTCCGTTCGTTCCCGGGGACGCCGTCCTCGGCGCCGAGAACGACGTCGTCAACGCCCTCGCGAGCGGCAACGGCACGCTCGAGGGGATGGCCCTCATTATCGGTACCGGATCTGTCTGCTTCGGCATGAAGGAAGGCAGAAGCTGGCGCACCGGCGGCTACCATTTCAAGGAAGGCGACGCCGGCAGCGGCTTCGACCTCGGGTTCATGGCGCTCAAGCACTACGCCCGCGTCCTCGACGGCCGCCATCCCGACACCGTCTTCGGCGAAGCCCTCAGGGGCGCGCTCGGCATCCACGACTTCGCCAGGCTCGTCAAGTACTTCGACCAGATCAACCGCACCGAGGTCGCGAAGCTCGCGCCGATCGTCACGGCGTTCGCGACCGTCGACCAGTACGCCTACAAGATCGTCGTCGACGCCGCCGACGAGATCCGCCTGCTCGTCCAGACGGTCTACGAGAAGCTCGGCTTCACCGACTGCGACCTCACCGTCGTCGGCGGTCTCGGCAACGCCGACACCATCTACCGCGACCTGTTCCTCGGAAACATCCGCAAAGTCTCGCCCTCGATCCGCATCATCCGTCCCCTGTACGATCCGGCGCACGCCGCCGCGATGATCGCCCGGAGCCTCTTCGACGACGCGGGCGGGAGGCACGACCGATGATCCTTTTCGACGAAGCGAAGAAGACGTTCCACCTCTTCACCGCGAATACCTCATACGTCTGCCGGATCCTGCCCTCGGGGCATCTCGGCCACGTCTACTACGGCGCCCGGCTCGCCGATCCCGTCGATCCCGCCGCGCTCGAGATCGCGCACAGGATCGAGGTCGGCTCGCAGATCGTCTACGACGAGGCGGACCGCTCCTTCAACCTCAACCTCGCCCGTCTGGAGATCAGTTCCTACGGCAAGGGAGACTATCGCGACCCGATGGTCCACTTCCAGCTTTCGGACGGATCCCGGATCACCGACTTCAAGGTCGTCGGTCACGAGATCCTGGCCGACAAGCCGTCGTTCCCGGGTCTTCCCGAGACCGACGCGGGCGACCGCGGACCGATCCCGACACTCAGGGTCGAGGTCTTCGATCCCGTCGCGGGACTGGCGATCGACCTCTACTACGCCGTCTTCGAACAGGCGGACGCGATCGTCCGCCGGATCGTCGTCCGGAACGCGTCGAGCGAGCCGGCGACGATCAGGAAGTGCCTGTCGGCGGGCGTCGACTTCCCCGCCGGCGACTACGAGCTCGTGACGCTCGACGGCGCCTGGATCCGCGAGCGGCACGTCCACGACCGGACGCTCCGCCCCGGCATCGTCAAGATCGATTCGAAGCGCGGCGTCTCCTCCGCCGACCACAATCCCTTCGTCGCCGTCAAGCGGCCGTACACGACCGAGGATGCGGGGGACTGTTACGGCTTCGCGCTCGTCTACAGCGGAAACTTCGAGGCGACCGCCGAGGTCAACCCGCACGGCCTCCTGCGGACGATGATCGGGATCAACTCCTTCGACTTCGAATGGCGGCTCGAGCCCGGAGCCTCGTTTCTGACGCCGGAGGCCGTCCTCACCTACTCCGCCGAAGGCATGACGCGGCTCTCGCAGAACCTCCATACGGTCGTGAACGACCATCTCGTCAACCCCGCCTGGCGGAAGAAGGAGCGGCCGATCCTCGCCAACAACTGGGAAGCCACCTTCTTCGACTTCAACGAACGCCGGATCATGAGACTCGCCCGCCTCGCCAAAAAGGCGGGCGTCGAACTCTTCGTGCTCGACGACGGCTGGTTCGGACGCCGCGACGACGACACCACCTCGCTCGGCGACTGGGACGCCGACCGCCGCAAGCTGCCCGGCGGCGTCGCCGGCCTCGCCAAGAGGATCAACCGCCTCGGCCTGTCCTTCGGGATCTGGGTCGAGCCGGAGATGGTGAGTCCCGATTCCGACCTCTTCCGCGCGCATCCCGACTGGGCGATCCGCCATCCCGCCCGCCCCGCTTCGCTCGGACGGCACCAGCTCGTCCTCGACCTGACCCGGCCCGAGGTCCGCGACCACCTCTACGCGAAGCTGTGCGCGCTCTTCGACGGGGCGAACGTCGCCTACTGCAAGTGGGACATGAACCGCAGCCTCTCCGACGTCTTCTCGGGCGGGCTCGACGCGTCGCACCAGGGCGAGTTCTGGCACCGCTACGTCCTCGGCCTGTACGAACTCCTCGAGCGTCTGACAAGCCGCTATCCGGGAATCCTCTTCGAATCGTGCGCCTCCGGCGGAAACCGCTTCGACCTCGGGATGCTAAGGTACATGCCGCAGACGTGGACCTCCGACGACACCGACGGGATCGAGCGGCTCTACATCCAGTACGGCACCTCGATGGCGTATCCGCCGTCGACGATGGGGGCGCATGTGAGCGCCGTCCCGAACGCCCAGACGATCCGCTCGACGCCGCTCGAAACCCGGTTCAACACGGCGATCTTCGGACTGCTCGGCTACGAACTCGACTTCACGAAGCTGTCGCGCTTCGACCGCGCCGTAATCCGGCGTCAGATCGCCTTCTACAAGGAGCACCGCCGTCTCCTCCAGTTCGGGCGCTTCTACCGCCTGAAGAGTCCCTTTACGGGCAACGACTGCCTCTGGATGAGCGTCGCGGAGGACGGCCGCGAAGCCGTCGTCGGCCTCTACCAGGTGCTCGCGAAGCCGAACGGACCGGCCGAACGCGTGCCCGTCGCCGGCCTCACCGAGGACGCGGAGTACCGGATCGAGAACCGCCGCCAGTATTTCAACCTGCGCACCTTCGGCGACCTCGCACGGCACGCGCTGCCGATCCGCCTGCCGGCGAAGGGCGTCCTCTTCCATCTCCTCGCGAACCACTACTTGATGCCCGCGGAGACGGAGGACCTGACCGTCGGGGGCGACGTCCTGAAAAACCTCGGTTTCGTTCCGAAGCAGCGCTTCATCGGTTCCGGCTACAACGCCGACGTCCGCCTGATGGGCGATTTCGGCTCCCGCGTCTACCACCTCAAGGCATTGGAAAGGACGACCCCACGATGAGAAAGAACATTCCCCTGAACTTCGACTGGCTCTTCGCACCCGTTTTCGAAGAAGGCTACCCGACCGCAGCCGCGCTGCCGGAGGGAATGACCTCCGTGTCGATCCCGCACACGGTGAAGGAACTGCCGCTGAACGACTTCGACGAGCGCGACTACCAGTTCGTCTCCTCCTACGTGCGCGATTTCGAGACTCCCGCGACCGATGAAGGCGACCGCACCTTCATCCGTTTCGGCGCCGTCATGACCGTCGCCGAGGTCTGGATGAACGGCACCTTCGTCGGCAGGCACGAGGGCGGCTTCACCCCGTTTGCGTTCGACGTCACCGACCTCTTGAAGAAGGACGGGACCAACCGCCTGTTCGTCAAGGTCGATTCCCGCGAAATCAAGGACGTCCCGCCCTTCGGGAACGTCGTCGACTACCTCTGCTACGGCGGGATCTACCGCGAGGTTGAACTCCAGGTGCGTCCGAAACGACACCTCGAGCGTCTGTTCGTCCGAACCTCCGAAGCGCCGAGCCTGGCGCTCGAGGACATGATCCTCGACGTCCGCGGAACCCTCTCCGAAGAATCCGCCGGCGCGCTCTCGGCGGTCGTTTCGATCCGTCGCGACGCCGTCGAGGCGTTCCGGTTCGACATCGTGCCGCAGATCGACGGCCGGACCTTCGATGTGCAATACGAGTGCCACGGGGTCGAACGCTGGAACCTCGAATCGCCGGTCCTCTACGACATCGAGGTCGCCGTCCTGCTGGATGGCGTCGAGTTCGACCGCGAGGTCGTGCGCTTCGGCTTCCGCACCGCCCAGTTCACCCACGAGGGCTTCGTCCTGAACAACCGCAAGATCAAGCTCGTCGGTCTCAACCGCCACCAGAGCTATCCCTACGTCGGCTACGCGATGCCGAAGCGGATCCAGGCGAAGGACGCCGAAATCCTCAAGAACGAACTCGGGGTGAATCTCGTCCGTACCTCGCACTACATGCAGAGCGACCACTTCATCGACCGCTGCGACGAACTCGGCCTGCTCGTCTTCGAGGAGATCCCCGGCTGGCAGTACATCGGCGACGAGCACTTCAAGCAGCTGTCCTGCGAGAACCTGGAGGCGATGATCAGGGCCCACGCGAACCATCCGTCGATCGTGCTCTGGGGCGTCCGCATCAACGAATCCCCCGACGACCACGACTTCTACGAGAAGACCAACGAGATCGCCCACGCCCTCGACGATTCCCGCCAGACCGGCGGCGTCCGCAACTTCAGGGGCAGCGAGCTGCTCGAGGACGTGTACACCTACAACGACTTCAGCCACGTCGGCGACAACCCCGGCCTGATAAGGCCGCGCAAGGCGGCGAAGGCCGAGGTTCCCTACCTCGTCACCGAGCACAACGGCCACATCTTCCCGACGAAGAAGTACGACCACGAGGCGAAGCGCGTCGAGCACGCGCTCCGGCACATGCGCGTGATCGACGCCAGTTTCGCCCGCGAGGACGCCTGCGGCGCGATCGGCTGGTGCATGAACGACTACAACACCCACGTCGACTTCGGTTCCGGCGACCGGATCTGCTACCACGGGGTGATGGACATGTTCCGCCTCCCGAAATACGCCGCGGCGGCCTACGCCTCGCAGCGGCAGGATCGCCCGATGCTCGTCGTCGCCTCGACGATGGCGATGGGCGACCACGCCCTCTCGCGGATCCCGCCGACCGTCGTCTTCACGAACTGCGACTACGTCAAGGTGTACAAGAACGACACCTACATCGACACCTTCTATTCCGCCTGGAAGGACTATCCGAACGCTCCCTACGCCCCGGTCGTCGTCGACGACTACTACGGCGACCAGATCGAGAAGAACGAGGACTATCCGAAGCGGACCGCGCGGATGGTGAAGAAGGTGCTCGTCGCCTTCGGCCGGCACGGCATGGACCTGCCGCTTTCCGACAAGCTCCGCGCCCTCTGGCTGATGACCGTCAAGGGCTTCACCTTCGCCGAGGCCGAACGCCTTTACGGCAAGTACATCGGCGACTGGGGGAAGGAAGGCGCGAAATACGTCTACGAGGGGTATCGGGACGACAAGCCGGTCGTCGCGGTCACGAAGGGCGCGCACCGGTCGATGGTCCTCTCGGCCGTCGCCGACGATTCCGTCCTGGTCCACGGCGACACCTACGACGCCACCCGGATCGTGGTCCGGATGACGGACGAGCGCGGAAACGAGCTCCCCTACGCCTTCGACGCGTTCACGGTGGAAACGACTCCGGGCCTCGCGGTGATCGGACCGAGGGTCCAGTCGCTGCTCGGCGGCTCCGTCGGCGTCTACGTGAAGACGACCGGGATCCGCGGGCAACAGACCGTCACGATCCGTCCCGAAGGGCGCCCCGCCCTGGAAGTCGCGATCCGAATCGACTGAAACGATACAAAAAAAAGGATTCCGGCCGGAATCCTTTTTCAATGTCGGTCAATCGGCCAGGCCGTTGTTCGCGAGGAAGACGTAGACGACCTGGACCGGGATCGCGAACGATTCCTCGTCCGAATCCTCGGATCCCCAGGCGTTGATGCCGAGGAGGTTCCCGTCGAGGTCGACGAGCGCGCCGCCCGAAGAACCCTCGTGGATCGTGGCGCTGTGGTAGAGCACCTTGTAGGGGGCGTTCTCGATCGTCTCGAGGGCGATGAACTCGCCGAAGGTGACGTTGTTCTCGACCGAAAGCGGATTTCCGACGGCGAGCACGAGTTCCCCGGGAGTCAGCCGCGTGCGCAGCCGCGTCGTCCAGTCGATGAGTTCGACCGTCGTCCGGTTCTGCTTCGCAAAGCGGAGGACGGCGAGGTCGAGATCGGCGTCCTGACAGACGAGTTCGGCCGGTTGGGCTTCGTCGTCGCCGAAGGCGATGATCTCGTACGAGGCGGTATAGCCGAGGTCGTCGATCACGTGATGGTTGGTCAGAACGTAGTAGTAGCCATCGCGATCAAGGAAGACGACTCCGGATCCGGAGGAGGACGCCTCGACGAGCGTCTGGGTGATGCCGGGGAAGATCTGACCGATGCGGTAGACGGTCGAATGGACCTGGACGTTGACCCGACGGATGTGGTTGCGGGTGGCGAGGAGGACGTCGTTGTACGCGTCGACGTTGTTCAGGTGGTAGTTGGGCGAGCTGTAGTACGGGTAGGCGTAGTAGTCCCCGTCGAGGTAGGTGAAGGTGCCTTCTCCGGTGATCGCCGCGGTCGTCGCGGTGGTGGTGCGGACGGGGAAGGGGAAGTAGAAGCCGGCGCAGCCGAAAAGCGACAGCGAAAGGGCTGCGACGAGAAGCGCCAGGATCCGTTTCATGGACTCACCCACCTTTGCGCGCCCTCGCGGCAATTGCCGCGAAGGAGCGGGAAAACATACGGAATGGAGATAAAAACCGAAAGAAAGCCGGGGACGAGGTTGTGATTTCCGAGGAATGCTATATAATTGAAGTTGATATCTATGATTTCGTACCCGGAGGTGCCCATGCCTGACAATCTCGATTTCAAGACCTATTTCGATCTCGCCATCTACGGTGCGCTCGGACTAGGCGCCCTGTTCGGGTTTCTGAAAGGATTCAAGAAGTCGATCTGGTCGTTCCTCACGTACCTGCTTCTGATCGTGGGGTTCTTCGTCACGATCGGACCCGTCTCGGACTTCCTGTGGTCCTACGAGAACCCCCAGATCGGGTCCCTGCTCGGGCAGTACCTCGAGGGGATGATCCCGGGGATCGGGACCGCGAACTCGATCGGCGGCGCGGTCACGGTCGCGGCCGGCCACTTCGCCGGCACGGATTACGCGGACCTGCTCGCCAACGCCCATCTTCTCGCCCTCGTCGAGGGCATCGGGACGTTCGTCCTAAAAATCGTCTATGCCGTCCTATATTTTACCATATTCTGGCTCATTTATAAAATCATCTGCGCGATTCTCTTCGCGATTTTCCTGAAGGGCGGCTCCAAGAACGACAAGTACCGCTCCAAGAACCGCTTGCTCGGCGCCGTCTTCGGCGTCCTCGAAGCCGCCGTCGGCGTCTTCGTCCTGATCGTCTCGCTCTCCGGCCTGTTCGACATCGTCAAGAGCATGACGACCCTGATCCCGACCGAAGAGGAGACCGTCGAGCTCGAGTTCCCGCGTAGCAGCGTCTACGAGGCCTCGCAATCGATGCTCACGGCGTTCACGATGCCGACGATCCCGCCCGAACTCCAGGACCAGCTCGACATGATGAACGAACTGGTCGCGGCCTACGACGCGAACCTCGCCGTCCAACTGTCCTCGCAGCTCACCTTCGACGACGGCGGCACCCCCGTTCCGCTGACCTTCCACCTGTTCGACACGGTCCTGTCGATCGACGTCGATACGTCCGAAACCGAGACCGAACGGATCGCCTTCCGCCACGAACTCTCGGTGTTCGCCGGCATCGCCGGTTATGCCCTCGGCATGGAGGTCGTCGAGACCGGCGATCTCTCCACGATCACGAGCGACGACGTCACCGCCGTCTTCAACATGCTCGGGCAGTCCGACCTGATCACCACCCTCATCCCGCTCGGAATCGAGGTCGCCGCCGACATCTCGGACATCGAACTCGAATTGCCGACGGAAGAACTCTACGCCCTCGACTGGGCGGCCGAACTCGACAAGCTCGGCGTCATCGCCGCGGTCGGCTTCGACATCGTCAACGCCACCGGCTACTTCGAAGACGACATCGACCTGAACACGGTCACCGTCGACGGCGACATGGTCCGCGACCTGTTCGACTCGCTCGCCGACTCGGACCTCGTCAACCTCGCCGTCCTCGTCGCGATCGAACCGGTCCTCGAAATGGCCGGCGACCAGGTCAACGCCATCATCACGGTTCCCGCCGACATCGTCTGGGCCGACGAGTTCCGCGCGATGGGCGCCTTCCTCGGGGCGGTGCTCGACACCGGCCTCACGATGGGCGACATCCAGGGCGAGGCCGGAGCGAACTACAGCGCGATCCTGAGTGCCGTCGCCGCCGTCGACTTCACCCTCCTGCTCGATTCCAAACTCTTCACCAACGCGGTCGTGAACGTCCTTTCGGGCGCCGTCGCGCTGCCGGGACTCGCCGATTTCATCGTCGTCCCCGCCGACATCGTCTGGTACGACGTCTATGACGACGACGGCAACCTCGTCGTCGCCGGCGAACTCCGCAACATCCTCCTCGCCATCAACGCGGTCGTCGCGGTCGCGGCCGGCATCGACTTCGAGAACATCGGCATCGCCGACATCGCGCTGTTGACCGACGACACGATCGACGCCCTCTTCCAGTCGCAGGTGCTCGTCGCGTCGCTGTCGGCGCAACTCGCCGCGCTCGATACCGGCGGATTCGAGCTGATCGTCCCCGACGCCGTCAAGGATGCGAACGGCTACATCGTCAAGGAAGAATTCATCGCCGTCGCCCGCGCCCTCAAGCTCGCCGCCGAGACGCTCCTCTGCGACGAGGGCGACGATGCCTGCGCCGAGATGGGCTTCGACGTCGGCAAGATCTTCACCCTCACGGGCGCAGACCTCGACGTCATCCTCGCCTCCCAGGTCCTCACCGCCACCCTCGGCAACTACGTGAACACGATGGAAATCGAGCAGCTCGTCGTCCCCGGCAGCGCCCGCACGTCGATCCTGGTCGACGAACTCCCGCTCGAAGTCATCTCCGCCGAAGAAATCCGAAACGTCTTCGCCGCCGTGCTCGCGCTCGGCATCGACGACTTCGAGAACTTCGAATTCTCCGCTGCGATCCTCGTCAACCTCGAGGGCGACGTCCCCGGCGAACTCGACGACGACAAACTCGATTCGCTCTTCGCCTCTTCGATCCTCCGCGCCACGATCGCCAAGGTCCTGCTCGACATGACCGGCGGCGCGGACTCGATCGTGGTCGTCCCGTCGCTCGACGTCAACGGCGACCCGATCCTGTACGACGACCCGATCGACGGCACCGACATGATCGACGCCGGGGAACTCGCCGCGATCCTCAAGGGCGTCTACGCCCTCGACCTCGACTTCGAGAACTTCAGCATGGACGACATCGGCCCGATCATCGACAACATCGACCTTCTGCTCGATTCGGCGATTCTGCATGCGACCGTCTCCGACCTGCTCATCAACCTCGAGGGCGGGATGATCGTCGTCCCGGACGCCTACGGCGATCCGGAAGAAGCGGTCAAGCTGACCGTCGGCGGCACGCCGTTCATCGTCCGCGCCGAACTCGACAGGATCTTCGACGCGCTCACGCTCCTCGACATCACCAACTTCGACGCGCTCGCGCTCGACGCCACGATCATCGACAAGTTCGCCTCCGAGGCCGATCCCACGGTGCTCGACGAGGGCAAGCTCGACACGATGTTCGCCTCGGTGATCCTCCGGGCGTCCGTTTCGAAGATGGTGCTCGATCTCATCGAGGTCGAACCCGGCCAGGAGGCGATGGTCGTGATCCCCGACTTCGACGTCGACGGTGTCCCCGTCACCTTCGTCGACCACGGCTTCGACTACGTCTCGACCGACGAACTGAAGGCGATCCTGCGCTCCTTCAAGGCGCTCGGTTTCAACGATTTCGCGACCATGTCCTTCACCGACCTCGGTCCGATCCTCGACAACATCGGAACCCTGCTCGATTCGGCGGTCCTGCACGCGACCATCTCCGACGTCCTCCTCGACCTCGCCACCCCGCCGGTCGGCGAGGAGGCGACGATCGTGATCCCGACCGTCCACGGCGACGGTCTCGACGCGTTCTACGTCCAGGCCGTGTCCGGAACCACCACCTACATCGCCAAGTCGGAACTGATCAACATCATCGACTCGCTCACGATCCTCGGCATCACCTCGACCGAAAGCATCGCCTTCGACGCCTCGATCATCGAGAACCTCGAATCGGAGGAAACCCCGGGGACGCTCGACGGCGACAAGCTGGACACGCTGTTCTCCTCGTATATCCTGCGCGCGACGATCTCGAAGATGCTCCTCGACCTGACCGCCGCCGATCCGGGGGAAGACCCGCTCGTGATCGTCCCCGAGACCGACTGGGACGGCATCCCCGTGAAGTACCTCGATCACGGCGTCGATTACGTCTCCCAGGCGGAACTCGAGAACGTCCTGAAGGCGCTCTTCAGCCTCGGCATCACCGACTTCAACAACGTCTCCTCGCTCTCGCTCGACAACGTGATGGCGCATTTCGAAGACCTCATCGTCTCGGCGATCCTGCATGCGACGATCTCCAAGCAGATCCTCGACATCGAGGCCGACATGATCGTCGTCCCCGACGCCTACACCTTCGATTACGGTCTTCCGACCGAAGCGGACGTCGAGATCGTCCGCACCGTCGGCGTCCTCACCCCCGTCGAGTTGATCAGCGAATCCGAGCTGACGGCCATGTTCGACGCGATCGAACTGCTCGGCTTCACCGATTTCTCGGTCTCGCTCGACGCCTCGATCATCTCCACCCTTCAGGTCGAAGGCGACCCGACGACGCTCGATCCCGCGAAACTCGACGTCCTCTTCGGATCCGCCATCATCCACGCCTCGATCTCCAACATGTTCGACGACCTGACCGCCGCCGATCCCGGCGAGGATCCGCTCGTGATCGTCCCCGAAACCGACTGGGACGGAGTCCCGGTCGTCTATGACGATCCGCTGACGGCGATCGAGTACGTCGCCGTCGCCGAGCTCGAGAACGTCCTCTCCGCCCTCAACAGCCTCGGCATCACCGACTTCAACAACGTCTCCTCGCTCTCGCTCGACAACGTGATGGCGCACTTCGACGATCTGATCGCCTCCGCCATCCTCCATGCGACGATCTCCAAGCAGATCCTCGACATCGACGCCGCGATGATCGTCGTTCCCTCCGACTACACCCGCGACTACGGACTTCCGACGGAAGAAGACGTCGAGATCGTCCGCGCCGTCGGGCTCGCCGATCCCGTCGACCTGGTCGACCCCGACGAATTGAGCGCGATGTTCGACGCGATCGAGCTGCTCGGCTTCACCGACTTCTCGGTCTCGCTCGACGCCTCGATCATCTCCACCCTCCAGGTCGACGGCGACCCGACGACGCTCGATTCCGCGAAACTCGACGTCCTGTTCGGATCCGCGATCATCCACGCCTCGATCTCCAACATGTTCGACGATCTGACCGCCGCCGATCCCGGCGAGGATCCGCT from Candidatus Izemoplasmatales bacterium includes:
- a CDS encoding BadF/BadG/BcrA/BcrD ATPase family protein, with the translated sequence METRHFLGFDGGGTKTHACLMDEHGAIVAQAFGPASSIDTVPLETSLTSLMTTYEALPVKRPLSAVFAGLGGIAGEHDRTRYVASLKTLPFVPGDAVLGAENDVVNALASGNGTLEGMALIIGTGSVCFGMKEGRSWRTGGYHFKEGDAGSGFDLGFMALKHYARVLDGRHPDTVFGEALRGALGIHDFARLVKYFDQINRTEVAKLAPIVTAFATVDQYAYKIVVDAADEIRLLVQTVYEKLGFTDCDLTVVGGLGNADTIYRDLFLGNIRKVSPSIRIIRPLYDPAHAAAMIARSLFDDAGGRHDR
- a CDS encoding alpha-galactosidase, which produces MILFDEAKKTFHLFTANTSYVCRILPSGHLGHVYYGARLADPVDPAALEIAHRIEVGSQIVYDEADRSFNLNLARLEISSYGKGDYRDPMVHFQLSDGSRITDFKVVGHEILADKPSFPGLPETDAGDRGPIPTLRVEVFDPVAGLAIDLYYAVFEQADAIVRRIVVRNASSEPATIRKCLSAGVDFPAGDYELVTLDGAWIRERHVHDRTLRPGIVKIDSKRGVSSADHNPFVAVKRPYTTEDAGDCYGFALVYSGNFEATAEVNPHGLLRTMIGINSFDFEWRLEPGASFLTPEAVLTYSAEGMTRLSQNLHTVVNDHLVNPAWRKKERPILANNWEATFFDFNERRIMRLARLAKKAGVELFVLDDGWFGRRDDDTTSLGDWDADRRKLPGGVAGLAKRINRLGLSFGIWVEPEMVSPDSDLFRAHPDWAIRHPARPASLGRHQLVLDLTRPEVRDHLYAKLCALFDGANVAYCKWDMNRSLSDVFSGGLDASHQGEFWHRYVLGLYELLERLTSRYPGILFESCASGGNRFDLGMLRYMPQTWTSDDTDGIERLYIQYGTSMAYPPSTMGAHVSAVPNAQTIRSTPLETRFNTAIFGLLGYELDFTKLSRFDRAVIRRQIAFYKEHRRLLQFGRFYRLKSPFTGNDCLWMSVAEDGREAVVGLYQVLAKPNGPAERVPVAGLTEDAEYRIENRRQYFNLRTFGDLARHALPIRLPAKGVLFHLLANHYLMPAETEDLTVGGDVLKNLGFVPKQRFIGSGYNADVRLMGDFGSRVYHLKALERTTPR
- a CDS encoding glycoside hydrolase family 2 TIM barrel-domain containing protein, which translates into the protein MRKNIPLNFDWLFAPVFEEGYPTAAALPEGMTSVSIPHTVKELPLNDFDERDYQFVSSYVRDFETPATDEGDRTFIRFGAVMTVAEVWMNGTFVGRHEGGFTPFAFDVTDLLKKDGTNRLFVKVDSREIKDVPPFGNVVDYLCYGGIYREVELQVRPKRHLERLFVRTSEAPSLALEDMILDVRGTLSEESAGALSAVVSIRRDAVEAFRFDIVPQIDGRTFDVQYECHGVERWNLESPVLYDIEVAVLLDGVEFDREVVRFGFRTAQFTHEGFVLNNRKIKLVGLNRHQSYPYVGYAMPKRIQAKDAEILKNELGVNLVRTSHYMQSDHFIDRCDELGLLVFEEIPGWQYIGDEHFKQLSCENLEAMIRAHANHPSIVLWGVRINESPDDHDFYEKTNEIAHALDDSRQTGGVRNFRGSELLEDVYTYNDFSHVGDNPGLIRPRKAAKAEVPYLVTEHNGHIFPTKKYDHEAKRVEHALRHMRVIDASFAREDACGAIGWCMNDYNTHVDFGSGDRICYHGVMDMFRLPKYAAAAYASQRQDRPMLVVASTMAMGDHALSRIPPTVVFTNCDYVKVYKNDTYIDTFYSAWKDYPNAPYAPVVVDDYYGDQIEKNEDYPKRTARMVKKVLVAFGRHGMDLPLSDKLRALWLMTVKGFTFAEAERLYGKYIGDWGKEGAKYVYEGYRDDKPVVAVTKGAHRSMVLSAVADDSVLVHGDTYDATRIVVRMTDERGNELPYAFDAFTVETTPGLAVIGPRVQSLLGGSVGVYVKTTGIRGQQTVTIRPEGRPALEVAIRID
- a CDS encoding trypsin-like peptidase domain-containing protein, translating into MKRILALLVAALSLSLFGCAGFYFPFPVRTTTATTAAITGEGTFTYLDGDYYAYPYYSSPNYHLNNVDAYNDVLLATRNHIRRVNVQVHSTVYRIGQIFPGITQTLVEASSSGSGVVFLDRDGYYYVLTNHHVIDDLGYTASYEIIAFGDDEAQPAELVCQDADLDLAVLRFAKQNRTTVELIDWTTRLRTRLTPGELVLAVGNPLSVENNVTFGEFIALETIENAPYKVLYHSATIHEGSSGGALVDLDGNLLGINAWGSEDSDEESFAIPVQVVYVFLANNGLAD